The Coccidioides posadasii str. Silveira chromosome 3, complete sequence genome contains a region encoding:
- the OST3 gene encoding oligosaccharyl transferase subunit ost3/OST6 (SECRETED:SignalP(1-26)~EggNog:ENOG410PHIV~COG:O~TransMembrane:4 (n10-21c26/27o183-205i212-231o265-282i294-315o)~BUSCO:11047at33183) — MMGVKQTVNLFLISLNFFFASNVVSGLDKFTQFSSLPKSLLPIQLDDSSYNEIVSDPRDYHVAILLTAVEARYGCQLCRDMQPEWDLLAKSWNKASHPSTRLLFGTLDFDQGKAVFQKLILQTAPVLLLFPPTVGPAARQNSSPLRYDFNGPVSADQLYTWISRHLPESPSLDIVRPVNYTRILGITTSLLCLISIFAASSPYILPVVRNRTIWAAMSLIALLLFTSGHMFNHIRKVPYVTGDGKGGITYFASGFSNQFGLESQIIAAIYGLLSFTIIALATKTPQIVDTKAQQASVVIWSIILLGMYSFLMSIFRAKSGGYPFFLPPF, encoded by the exons ATGATGGGTGTCAAGCAAACAGTTAACTTGTTCCTTATTAGTCTGAATTTTTTCTTTGCCTCCAATGTGGTCTCTGGCCTAGACAAGTTCACCCAATTCAGCTCCCTTCCCAAATCCTTGTTGCCAATTCAACTTGACGATTCAAGCTACAACGAGATTGTATCTGATCCTCGCGATTACCATGTCGCTATTCTTCTTACGGCAGTTGAGGCTCGTTATGGATGTCAACTATGTCGAGATATGCAGCCGGAATGGGATTTGTTAGCGAAGAGCTGGAATAAGGCCTCTCACCCTTCGACAAGACTACTCTTTGGTACACTCGATTTCGATCAAGGGAAAGCTGTTTTCCAAAAG CTCATTCTTCAAACCGCCCCTGTGCTACTCCTCTTTCCTCCAActgttggacctgctgctagacAGAACAGTTCGCCCCTTCGATATGATTTTAATGG ACCTGTTTCCGCGGACCAGCTTTACACCTGGATCAGCCGCCACCTTCCCGAAAGTCCAAGCCTTGATATAGTTCGTCCGGTAAACTACACCCGAATCCTGGGAATAACTACTTCCCTTCTCTGCCTTATTTCGATTTTTGCAGCCTCTTCTCCCTACATCTTGCCAGTTGTACGCAACCGAACTATATGGGCTGCTATGAGTTTGATTGCCCTCCTTCTCTTCACGAGCGGTCATATGTTTAATCACATTCGAAAGGTTCCATATGTGACTGGTGATGGCAAAGGTGGAATAACCTATTTTGCTAGCGGGTTTTCAAACCAGTTTGGGCTGGAAAGCCAAATCATTGCTGCAATAT ATGGGCTTTTGTCTTTCACTATCATAGCGTTAGCCACAAAAACACCACAGATTGTTGACACCAAGGCACAGCAGGCAAGTGTTGTTATTTGGAGCATAATTTTATTAGGCATGTACAGCTTTCTCATGAGTATTTTCCGAGCTAAAAGTGGAGGTTACCCATTTTTCCTTCCACCATTTTAA